In one window of Meiothermus sp. DNA:
- a CDS encoding M23 family metallopeptidase, producing MNPMKARPDVTFMDPNYPADWGIHTGVDLNHPDGGDSDLGQPIHAITDGRVEAVLKNIGPSWGNIVVLWHPGPGVWTRYAHLEKVLVQRCQVVSAGQVIGTVGKGFGNRWQAHLHLDVLKKRPERWDDWPGQDRARLLEHYLDPWAFLQKQAQAGRISKPQYWIGRYANIA from the coding sequence ATGAACCCCATGAAGGCCCGACCCGATGTAACGTTCATGGATCCCAACTACCCGGCTGACTGGGGAATCCATACCGGGGTAGACCTCAACCACCCGGACGGCGGCGATTCCGACCTGGGCCAGCCCATACACGCGATAACCGATGGGCGCGTAGAGGCGGTGCTGAAAAACATCGGGCCATCCTGGGGCAACATTGTGGTTTTGTGGCACCCGGGGCCGGGGGTCTGGACACGCTATGCGCACCTGGAAAAAGTGCTGGTGCAGCGCTGCCAGGTGGTGAGTGCGGGGCAGGTCATCGGCACCGTGGGCAAGGGGTTTGGTAACCGCTGGCAGGCACACCTGCATCTGGACGTTTTGAAAAAGAGGCCCGAGCGCTGGGATGACTGGCCTGGGCAGGACAGGGCCCGGCTCCTTGAACACTACCTCGACCCCTGGGCCTTCCTGCAAAAGCAGGCCCAGGCAGGCCGGATCAGCAAGCCGCAATACTGGATAGGAAGGTATGCAAACATCGCCTGA
- a CDS encoding DEAD/DEAH box helicase family protein, whose product MAGRQTFRMLIVGKSGSGKSTLARQIIRRMQGRYRHLVIVNRKREFAELCEGRYTVGEDGDPQPALKRHRRVIFQVTGYDPRPFLDNLGQAIMRMQDVLLVLDEAHHFFPRGQTPKRVKPKEKREKRVKLISGRTELKR is encoded by the coding sequence GTGGCCGGTAGACAGACCTTTCGAATGCTGATTGTGGGCAAGTCGGGCTCGGGAAAGTCCACCCTGGCCCGGCAGATTATCCGGCGTATGCAGGGGCGCTACCGCCACCTGGTCATCGTCAACCGCAAACGCGAGTTTGCCGAGCTGTGCGAAGGGCGCTACACGGTGGGGGAGGACGGCGACCCCCAGCCTGCCCTAAAGCGCCACCGCCGGGTGATTTTCCAGGTGACAGGCTACGACCCCAGGCCCTTCCTGGACAATCTGGGCCAGGCGATCATGCGAATGCAGGATGTGCTGCTGGTGCTCGACGAGGCCCACCACTTCTTTCCCAGGGGGCAGACCCCTAAAAGGGTAAAACCAAAAGAGAAAAGGGAAAAACGTGTTAAACTTATTAGCGGGCGCACAGAACTTAAACGTTAA
- a CDS encoding lytic transglycosylase domain-containing protein: MQNRVWRAILSYNGKVNDTANAMGFEPDTIGKTYAKYLAEYLVESAIKNKVPLDLLVALAQRESSFTPTVTTDRYEALGWTDDAIKKAVQNQWALGPLQVKPVVFTEVGLASPARWPGDPVPWKHPARLRDAVEAGARYLAKQQKRFGTWCAALHAYNRGPTAYTNGARADRYVNQIIAWANGYTELRT, encoded by the coding sequence TTGCAAAATCGAGTATGGCGAGCCATCCTGAGCTACAACGGTAAGGTGAACGACACCGCCAACGCTATGGGGTTTGAACCGGACACAATCGGGAAAACCTATGCCAAATACCTGGCCGAATACCTGGTAGAATCCGCCATCAAGAATAAAGTGCCGCTGGATCTGCTGGTGGCCCTGGCTCAAAGGGAAAGTAGCTTTACCCCCACCGTAACGACTGACCGTTACGAAGCGCTGGGGTGGACAGATGATGCCATCAAAAAGGCAGTGCAAAATCAATGGGCCCTTGGCCCGCTTCAGGTTAAGCCGGTGGTGTTTACCGAGGTTGGCCTGGCCAGCCCGGCACGGTGGCCAGGTGACCCGGTGCCCTGGAAGCATCCTGCCCGCCTCAGAGATGCCGTTGAAGCCGGGGCCCGCTATCTGGCCAAGCAACAAAAACGTTTTGGCACCTGGTGCGCTGCCCTTCATGCGTACAACCGAGGCCCGACGGCATATACCAATGGGGCCAGGGCGGATAGGTACGTGAACCAGATTATCGCCTGGGCAAACGGATATACGGAGCTGCGCACGTAA
- a CDS encoding site-specific integrase, with translation MAKKRGKGAGTTYFHKASNRWCAELNLGYDGDGKPLRVRSYHSTRKEAEGWLAEQVALYHKGLLADPSAITLQEWAERWLERKRREVRPRTFESYQYELGLVLPTLGKLPLQKITPSHIRALVDNLLQTRKPRTARAVRTRLHAIFEEALNLEVIHRNPVSPVKVKLPRGSTTDRAGRSLEAHEAAALLTALDTYKDERIALSLRLMLNLGLRVGETLGLQWQDLDLEAGTLTIRRAWSDGRLTEPKTPSSRRTLPVPHSTLERLRAYHAMWEDRLGETPPATLWLFPGNDPTRPLDYRAPAHALRRIVKALGIPPLRVHDLRHSYGSHLLANGAPLELVSERMGHANANITLSIYRHVLEHERQGWVVDVETLLSRPRAKA, from the coding sequence ATGGCAAAGAAGCGCGGTAAGGGCGCTGGCACAACCTATTTCCACAAAGCATCAAACCGCTGGTGCGCCGAACTGAACCTGGGCTATGACGGGGATGGCAAACCGCTACGAGTGCGTAGTTACCACTCGACTCGCAAGGAGGCCGAGGGCTGGCTGGCCGAGCAGGTGGCCCTCTATCACAAGGGACTGCTGGCCGATCCCTCCGCCATCACGCTTCAGGAATGGGCCGAACGCTGGCTCGAGCGCAAGCGCCGGGAGGTCAGGCCGCGCACCTTCGAGTCCTACCAGTACGAGCTGGGGCTGGTGCTGCCCACCCTGGGCAAGCTGCCTTTGCAAAAAATCACACCGTCACATATCCGTGCCCTGGTGGACAATCTCTTGCAGACCCGAAAACCCCGCACCGCCCGAGCAGTACGCACCCGGCTGCACGCCATATTCGAGGAAGCGCTGAACCTCGAGGTCATTCACCGTAACCCTGTATCCCCTGTGAAGGTCAAACTACCCCGAGGCTCCACTACCGACCGCGCCGGTAGATCACTGGAGGCTCACGAGGCCGCTGCCCTGCTTACGGCTTTGGATACCTACAAGGACGAGAGAATCGCCCTCTCTTTGCGCCTCATGCTCAACCTGGGGCTACGGGTGGGTGAGACTTTGGGCCTACAGTGGCAAGACCTTGACCTCGAGGCCGGGACTCTCACCATCCGCCGGGCCTGGAGTGATGGACGGCTCACAGAACCCAAGACCCCCTCGAGCCGCCGCACCCTGCCCGTCCCGCACAGCACCCTGGAGCGGCTGAGGGCCTATCACGCCATGTGGGAAGACCGGCTGGGCGAGACCCCACCCGCTACGCTGTGGCTATTCCCTGGGAACGACCCCACAAGGCCCCTGGACTACCGGGCCCCCGCTCATGCCCTCCGCCGAATCGTGAAGGCCCTGGGCATTCCGCCCTTGCGGGTGCACGACCTCAGACACTCTTACGGTAGCCACCTGCTGGCGAACGGTGCACCCCTCGAGCTTGTGTCCGAGCGCATGGGGCACGCGAACGCCAACATCACCCTCTCGATTTACCGACACGTCCTTGAGCACGAGCGGCAGGGGTGGGTGGTGGATGTGGAGACCCTACTTTCACGACCACGAGCTAAGGCCTGA
- a CDS encoding DUF927 domain-containing protein codes for MSTDGLETETLFEIQGYTSTGRPLPVAQVRASEFAGMGWVQRCWGAGAIVTPGQGAKDHLRAAIQYLSLEAGSLEQATVYRHLGWARLGDTWVYLHSSGGIGAEGAVPGLEVSPGRVLENFALPEPPAGEGERGAITALWGLLEVAPHRVTVPLLLYALAAPLGHSPFSLYLAGPTGARKTSLALVVQNLWGFLDSPPLAWEGTANALEGAAFLAKDALLLVDDYAPQASEGKQKELQSKAGRLLRSQGNGTGRPRMRPDGSLAGDRPPRGSLLVTGEDLPPGYSIRARCLFVELERGDVDLHRLTEAQRLARQGVYARGLAAWLRWLAADLEAHQRRVTERTAELRPRWESSHGRTADALARLHAVWELYCDYTATVGVSLAHLEGVVLEALDSVRRVQGSYQRDSDPAERFGALLFAALRMGRAHLVPVGWRPGQSIEDYLPAPSMWGWRWRDTTSGAPDAHGVWEPQGPAIGWLPDDPETHGLYLDPSPAYAVLTRLANETGEPLPTERTLWKRLAERGAIRTSVEGGVVRYQARVRIGQSLHRVVHLAGSYITKSGNSGNIENNAVQDDTKPVPSFLDVPTNQWEQNPAPDGDSGVFPLASGNIPPSGNSISAVQDAIAPVVPTVPTRGDIRGTPLAQEGDEGVLEL; via the coding sequence GTGAGTACCGACGGACTGGAGACCGAGACTCTGTTCGAGATTCAGGGATACACCAGCACAGGGCGACCCCTCCCCGTGGCCCAGGTGAGGGCCTCCGAGTTTGCCGGGATGGGCTGGGTGCAGCGCTGCTGGGGTGCCGGTGCAATCGTAACCCCTGGGCAGGGTGCGAAAGACCACCTCCGCGCGGCGATTCAGTACCTCAGCTTGGAGGCCGGCTCTTTGGAGCAGGCCACGGTCTACCGGCACCTGGGCTGGGCGCGGCTGGGGGATACCTGGGTCTACCTACACTCAAGTGGAGGGATTGGCGCGGAAGGCGCGGTGCCGGGCCTCGAGGTATCGCCGGGCCGCGTCCTCGAGAACTTCGCCCTCCCCGAGCCGCCCGCCGGGGAGGGCGAACGCGGGGCCATCACCGCGCTGTGGGGGCTGCTGGAGGTGGCCCCGCACCGGGTCACCGTTCCCCTACTGCTCTACGCGCTGGCCGCGCCGCTGGGCCACAGCCCTTTCTCGCTCTACCTGGCTGGCCCCACCGGGGCGCGGAAGACCAGCCTGGCGCTGGTGGTTCAAAACCTGTGGGGGTTCCTCGACAGTCCACCGCTGGCCTGGGAAGGCACGGCGAACGCCCTGGAGGGTGCGGCTTTTCTCGCCAAAGACGCGCTGCTGCTGGTGGACGACTACGCGCCACAGGCCAGTGAGGGTAAACAGAAAGAACTCCAGTCCAAGGCCGGGCGGCTTCTGCGCTCCCAGGGCAACGGCACGGGTCGTCCGAGGATGCGCCCCGACGGCAGCCTGGCCGGTGACCGCCCACCGCGCGGGAGCCTGCTGGTCACCGGTGAGGACTTGCCGCCGGGCTACAGCATAAGAGCGCGCTGCCTGTTTGTCGAACTGGAACGCGGCGATGTGGACTTACACAGGCTCACAGAGGCGCAGCGGCTGGCCCGGCAGGGGGTGTACGCACGGGGCCTGGCCGCCTGGCTTCGCTGGCTGGCCGCCGACCTCGAGGCCCACCAGCGCCGTGTGACCGAACGCACCGCCGAGCTTCGCCCGCGCTGGGAATCGTCGCACGGGCGCACCGCCGATGCGCTGGCCCGGTTGCACGCGGTGTGGGAACTGTACTGCGACTACACCGCCACGGTGGGGGTCAGCCTGGCCCACCTGGAGGGGGTGGTGCTCGAGGCCCTTGATTCGGTGCGCCGGGTTCAGGGGTCATACCAGCGCGACAGCGACCCTGCCGAACGCTTCGGGGCGCTGCTCTTCGCCGCGCTGCGCATGGGACGCGCTCACCTGGTGCCGGTAGGTTGGAGGCCCGGACAGTCCATTGAGGATTACCTACCCGCCCCCTCGATGTGGGGCTGGCGCTGGCGCGATACCACATCCGGCGCACCGGACGCGCATGGGGTGTGGGAGCCGCAAGGCCCGGCCATCGGCTGGCTGCCGGACGACCCCGAGACCCACGGACTGTATCTCGACCCCTCCCCCGCTTACGCCGTCCTCACCCGGCTGGCGAACGAGACCGGGGAACCGCTCCCCACCGAGCGCACCCTGTGGAAGCGGCTGGCCGAGCGCGGGGCCATCCGCACCAGCGTGGAAGGGGGGGTGGTGCGCTACCAGGCCCGGGTGCGGATAGGCCAGTCCCTTCACAGGGTTGTGCACCTGGCAGGGTCTTATATCACCAAAAGTGGGAACAGTGGGAACATTGAGAATAATGCCGTCCAGGACGATACAAAACCTGTTCCCAGTTTTTTGGATGTTCCCACTAATCAGTGGGAACAAAACCCCGCTCCTGATGGGGACTCGGGAGTGTTCCCACTCGCGAGTGGGAACATCCCGCCGAGTGGGAACAGCATTAGCGCCGTCCAGGACGCTATTGCTCCTGTTGTTCCCACTGTTCCCACTCGTGGAGATATAAGGGGTACCCCGCTCGCGCAAGAGGGGGATGAGGGGGTGCTCGAGCTATGA